The following coding sequences lie in one Cupriavidus sp. WKF15 genomic window:
- a CDS encoding LysR family transcriptional regulator, with the protein MNYTLRQLRVFLAVAETGGFSRAADAVGLTQSAISRGVAELEESLGVRLLDRTTREVVLTPAGHALAPALERLLGQLDDTLEDTRQLGEHYRGRVVIAGAPTISARLMPMYVAACAAQYPEIRLTVRDNVQADGLEQVRVGGVDFGVLIDPLVHEGLTIEPLVTDPFCFVCRRDHPLAQARTVPWSALDGMRLVLLDFASGSRPLIDRVFGRHGIVPRVIQELGHSASVFGMVEAGIGASVLPTYSLPLPAASPLVWRPLVPREERRIVMVRRADRSLSPAAAAVWSLVRNLTIKAAAPEQEPA; encoded by the coding sequence ATGAATTACACACTCCGGCAGTTGCGGGTGTTTCTCGCCGTCGCGGAAACAGGCGGCTTCAGCCGGGCAGCGGACGCCGTCGGCCTGACCCAGTCCGCCATCAGCCGCGGCGTGGCGGAGCTTGAGGAATCACTTGGCGTGCGGCTGCTCGACCGCACCACGCGTGAAGTCGTGCTGACGCCTGCGGGACACGCGCTCGCACCGGCGCTCGAACGGCTGCTGGGCCAGCTCGATGACACGCTGGAGGACACCCGTCAGCTCGGCGAGCACTATCGTGGCCGTGTGGTGATAGCGGGGGCACCGACCATTTCGGCGCGGCTGATGCCGATGTATGTGGCCGCGTGCGCGGCGCAATACCCGGAAATCCGCCTGACCGTGCGCGACAACGTGCAGGCCGATGGCCTGGAGCAGGTGCGCGTGGGCGGCGTGGACTTTGGCGTGCTGATCGACCCGCTGGTGCACGAAGGGCTCACTATCGAGCCGCTGGTGACGGACCCGTTCTGCTTCGTATGCCGGCGTGACCATCCGCTCGCACAGGCCAGGACGGTCCCGTGGTCGGCGCTGGACGGCATGCGGCTGGTGCTGTTGGACTTCGCCTCCGGCAGCCGGCCGCTAATCGATCGCGTGTTCGGGCGCCACGGCATCGTGCCGCGGGTGATACAGGAACTGGGCCACTCGGCCAGCGTGTTCGGCATGGTGGAGGCGGGCATTGGCGCCTCGGTCCTGCCGACCTACTCACTGCCGCTGCCGGCGGCGTCGCCGCTGGTATGGCGGCCGCTGGTGCCGCGCGAGGAGCGGCGCATCGTCATGGTCCGGCGCGCGGACCGCTCGCTGTCGCCGGCCGCGGCGGCGGTGTGGTCGCTGGTCCGCAACCTCACCATCAAGGCGGCCGCGCCGGAGCAGGAGCCCGCCTGA
- a CDS encoding 3-hydroxyacyl-CoA dehydrogenase translates to MDIQGNVFIVTGGASGLGAGTARMIAEAGGKVVIADLNEAAGTALAQELGGAFVKCDVASEADGQAVVAAALALGRLAGLVNCAGIAVASKTVGKNGPHPLDAFDKTIRVNLVGTFNMIRLAAAAMVQNTPDAEGERGVIINTASVAAFDGQIGQAAYAASKGGVVGMTLAIARDLSRDGVRCVTIAPGLFETPMLLGMPPEVQDALGKMVPFPPRLGRPAEYAKLAQAIIGNTMLNGEVIRLDGAIRMQPK, encoded by the coding sequence ATGGACATCCAGGGCAATGTATTCATCGTCACGGGCGGCGCATCGGGCCTGGGCGCCGGCACCGCACGCATGATTGCCGAGGCGGGCGGCAAGGTTGTCATCGCCGACCTGAACGAGGCCGCGGGCACCGCGCTCGCGCAGGAGCTGGGCGGCGCCTTCGTCAAGTGCGACGTGGCCTCCGAAGCCGACGGCCAGGCCGTCGTGGCCGCCGCGCTGGCACTGGGCCGCCTGGCCGGGCTGGTCAACTGCGCCGGCATCGCCGTCGCCAGCAAGACCGTGGGCAAGAACGGCCCGCATCCGCTCGACGCCTTCGACAAGACCATCCGCGTCAACCTGGTCGGCACCTTCAATATGATCCGCCTGGCCGCGGCGGCCATGGTGCAGAACACGCCCGACGCCGAAGGCGAACGTGGCGTGATCATCAACACCGCCTCGGTCGCGGCCTTCGACGGCCAGATCGGGCAAGCCGCCTACGCGGCCTCCAAGGGCGGCGTGGTCGGCATGACTCTGGCCATCGCGCGCGACCTGTCGCGCGACGGCGTGCGCTGCGTGACGATCGCCCCCGGCCTGTTCGAGACGCCGATGCTGCTGGGCATGCCGCCGGAGGTCCAGGACGCGCTCGGCAAGATGGTGCCCTTCCCGCCGCGCCTCGGCCGCCCGGCCGAATACGCCAAGCTGGCCCAGGCCATCATCGGCAACACCATGCTCAACGGCGAAGTGATCCGGCTCGACGGCGCGATCCGCATGCAGCCCAAGTAA
- a CDS encoding helix-turn-helix transcriptional regulator, giving the protein MVESSDFLARPDHPDHPPDPDAAAPVTREAVLGAFLRAHRERLAPADVGLPPGRRRRTPGLRREEVAQLAGLSATWVTWLEQGRPVALSARALAGLASALRLSRAERAYLFELAGRRDAQQAGSEAVPPAVMASVHAINGPAYLLDRQWNALAWNEAAARLFVGWLDGGNQERNLLRAMFLSAPLQVLVDDWTHRAGRLVAEFRAHSIRHAEDAPMRALIEGLMADSPAFRAAWLSQDVEDREGGRRGFHHPALGALQFEQLTLWPAAAPGLMLVMLLPA; this is encoded by the coding sequence ATGGTCGAATCCTCCGATTTCCTCGCACGTCCGGACCATCCGGACCATCCGCCGGATCCGGATGCCGCCGCGCCGGTCACGCGTGAAGCGGTGCTCGGCGCCTTCCTGCGCGCGCACCGCGAACGCCTGGCACCGGCAGACGTGGGCCTGCCACCAGGACGGCGCCGGCGCACGCCGGGCCTGCGCCGCGAGGAAGTGGCCCAGCTTGCCGGGCTGAGCGCCACGTGGGTGACATGGCTGGAACAGGGCCGCCCGGTGGCGTTGTCGGCGCGGGCGCTGGCCGGCCTTGCCAGCGCGCTGCGCCTGTCGCGCGCCGAGCGGGCCTACCTGTTCGAACTGGCCGGGCGGCGCGATGCGCAGCAGGCCGGCAGCGAAGCGGTCCCGCCGGCTGTCATGGCCAGCGTGCATGCCATCAACGGCCCGGCCTACCTGCTGGACCGCCAGTGGAACGCGCTGGCGTGGAACGAGGCCGCGGCACGGTTGTTTGTCGGCTGGCTCGATGGCGGCAACCAGGAGCGCAATCTGCTGCGCGCGATGTTCCTGTCCGCGCCGCTGCAGGTGCTGGTCGACGACTGGACGCACCGGGCCGGACGCCTCGTGGCGGAATTCCGCGCGCACAGCATCCGCCATGCGGAAGATGCGCCGATGCGCGCGCTGATCGAGGGATTGATGGCCGACAGCCCGGCCTTTCGCGCGGCCTGGCTGTCGCAGGATGTGGAAGACCGCGAGGGCGGGCGCCGCGGCTTCCACCATCCGGCGCTCGGCGCGCTGCAGTTCGAGCAGCTCACGCTGTGGCCGGCGGCGGCGCCGGGGTTGATGCTGGTGATGCTGCTGCCGGCCTGA
- the adk gene encoding adenylate kinase: protein MRLILLGAPGAGKGTQAKFICEKFGIPQISTGDMLRAAVKAGTPLGVEAKKVMDAGGLVSDDIIIGLVKDRLKEADCKNGYLFDGFPRTIPQAEAMKEAGVAIDYVLEIDVPFDAIIERMSGRRVHVASGRTYHVKYNPPKVEGIDDETGEALIQRDDDKEETVRKRLDVYSQQTRPLVDYYSDWAAKGDPAAKVAPPKYRKIAGVGDVDSITARVFEALK, encoded by the coding sequence ATGCGTTTGATCCTGTTGGGTGCGCCTGGCGCCGGCAAAGGCACGCAAGCCAAGTTCATCTGCGAGAAGTTCGGCATTCCGCAAATCTCCACGGGCGACATGCTGCGCGCCGCGGTGAAGGCCGGCACGCCGCTGGGCGTCGAAGCCAAGAAGGTCATGGATGCGGGCGGACTGGTGTCGGATGACATCATCATCGGCCTGGTCAAGGACCGCCTGAAGGAAGCCGACTGCAAGAACGGCTACCTGTTCGACGGCTTCCCGCGCACCATTCCGCAGGCCGAGGCGATGAAGGAAGCCGGCGTCGCGATCGACTACGTGCTGGAAATCGACGTGCCGTTCGACGCCATCATCGAGCGCATGAGCGGCCGCCGCGTGCACGTGGCATCGGGCCGCACCTACCACGTCAAGTACAACCCGCCCAAGGTCGAGGGCATCGACGACGAGACCGGCGAGGCGCTGATCCAGCGCGACGACGACAAGGAAGAGACCGTGCGCAAGCGCCTGGACGTCTACTCGCAGCAAACCCGGCCGCTGGTGGACTACTACTCGGACTGGGCCGCCAAGGGCGACCCCGCTGCCAAGGTGGCCCCGCCCAAGTACCGCAAGATCGCGGGCGTGGGCGACGTCGACAGCATCACCGCACGCGTGTTCGAAGCCCTCAAGTAA
- a CDS encoding class I SAM-dependent methyltransferase, with the protein MQQQELVAAQFGATASAYLTSAVHAQGADLDQLTQELAELIPAEKRAASTVLDLGCGAGHASFAAAAVAGTVTAYDLSQEMLDVVAGAARERGLANIVTRQGAAETLPFDDGSFCAVVSRMSAHHWRNVPAALREMRRVLKPGGKVVLIDIAGAEDPLRDTWLQSVELLRDPSHVRDYTGPAWRAMFEAAGFAADDIGVSPAWRIGIEFESWVRRMRTAPVAVEAIRHLWQLAPAEVREHYRVQADDSFDLEAVMVTARSR; encoded by the coding sequence ATGCAACAACAGGAACTCGTCGCCGCCCAGTTCGGCGCGACTGCCAGTGCTTACCTCACCAGCGCCGTCCACGCGCAGGGGGCGGACCTGGACCAGCTCACGCAGGAACTGGCCGAGCTGATCCCGGCGGAAAAGCGCGCGGCCAGCACCGTGCTGGACCTGGGCTGCGGTGCCGGACACGCGAGCTTCGCCGCGGCGGCGGTCGCCGGCACCGTCACGGCGTATGACCTGTCGCAGGAAATGCTCGACGTGGTAGCCGGCGCGGCGCGAGAGCGCGGGCTCGCCAATATCGTCACGCGGCAAGGCGCGGCGGAAACGCTGCCGTTCGATGATGGCAGCTTCTGCGCGGTGGTCTCGCGCATGAGCGCCCACCACTGGCGCAACGTGCCGGCCGCCCTGCGCGAGATGCGCCGCGTGCTCAAGCCGGGCGGCAAGGTGGTGCTGATCGATATCGCCGGCGCCGAAGATCCCTTGCGCGACACGTGGCTGCAGTCGGTCGAACTGCTGCGCGACCCGTCGCACGTGCGCGACTACACCGGCCCGGCCTGGCGCGCGATGTTCGAAGCGGCGGGCTTTGCCGCCGATGACATCGGCGTCTCGCCGGCCTGGCGCATCGGCATCGAGTTCGAGAGCTGGGTCAGGCGCATGCGTACCGCGCCGGTCGCGGTCGAGGCCATCCGCCACCTGTGGCAGCTCGCGCCCGCCGAGGTCCGCGAGCACTATCGCGTGCAGGCGGACGACAGCTTCGACCTGGAGGCGGTCATGGTCACCGCCCGGTCACGCTGA